The stretch of DNA ATGGTGTGCTGGTTCATGCAGGTTGGAGCACCCATTCTGGTCATTATTATTGCTTTGTTCGCACTTCAAGTGGAAATTGGTACTCCCTTGATGACAATCAGGTATTTACATTTTGTTGTCTTTTCTCCTGGGCATGTGACTGTTCATTCACTGTTCATTACTTTTAGGATACACTTGTTAATCTAGAAAGTTTGTTGTGAAACCATGTTAAATTCCTGTTTTCTTCTTCCCCTTATGGTAGCATATAGTCCTTGGGGGTTACAGCTAGCAAAAGGCAACGATGACACTAAAGTATGATCTCCAAATAAACTTTCCACATAACTGAGTTCAACTCTTCGGCTTTTAAATGTTTCATCACTTTGCGATGTTTCATTTTTGTGGTCTTTTAAAAACTTAAGCAAATGATATGTCGTAATGTATTTTGATTGTTGTAAGGAGTAGCTTCTGAATATTCCTACTTTTCTACGTACTTATAGGTTGTTCAAGTGAGTGAGAGAAAGGTGTTGGAGCAGAAGGCATACATGTTGTTCTATGTTCGGGATAGGAAATCTCCTGCGCCTAAGAAGTCTGTGGATGTTGCCTGCAATGATAATGTGACTACTAATGGCATAGGAAACAAAATGTACTCTAATCACAGCCAGAGATTTAAGGATACTGTTCAAAATGGAATTCATGTGAAGAATGTGAATTCCTTTTCTGGTGCAAAAGATCAAAGGGAGACATTATGTTCAGAAGTTTCAAAGGAAACTTTGACAAAGGGTTTGGCACCCCCAAAGGTTAATGGTGTAGTAACTAATGGATCCTCTTCTCTTGGAGGGGCTGTACAGCAAGAAAAGTCGAAAGTGCAAGAAACAGGTGAAAGAGCAAATGAGTCATCTGTTGTAGACACAAGGGGTGGACCATGCTTGCTTAAAGCTAATCCAACTGCTCCAGTCTCCAATGGAATTCATAGACTTGAAAACAAGGGGGAGACAAGATGCAAAGACTCTAATCCACTACCTAATGGCAATGTCAAGGAGTTAACCTGCTCTGCTGCAATACCATTTAGCTCTAGCACCGTAAACAATGAAAGTCTCCACAAACAAGAAGAGTGCAGCAAGGGAAACACCAACTCTCGAGTGGTAATATAGATGCATTTTTTTCTGATTGTTGTGCTATGCTCCTCTCTTTTGTCATCTATTCCTGCTTACATGTGGTCTTCCAGAATTTTCTTTTGTCCTCTTTACTGTGGTTGTGGGGGATGGGTTACTGTTGCAATATTGTGCATTGCAATCAAGCACTGCCCTACTGCTCTAATAAAAAATTAGAACTTATTTAGCTGGGCTTAAAATACAATGATGACATcctcctcctccccccccccccccccgggttGGGGGGGCATACCACCAAACAAACTAGGAAAAGAAACAGAACTTTTCTTTATCTTCTGTTTATTGATAAATGTCCTATCAGGTAAAAGACATCTCCAATGGTAGTTTCGGTGATTCAGCTGTTAATAATGATGTTGGACAGAGAAAAGCAGGGGCGAAATCCTCCGGAGCACTGAGCCAACCAACTATGGCTAGCTCGACCGAAAAGGAAGCTATTGACAAGGCCTGCTTGAAAGCCAAAAAGAAGTCTTTCAAGAGTCGTGTTACCAAGATGCATCTCAGCTTTATGATCTTAGATCCAGCCTTAGGACTGCACAGGAAGAAGAAACACAAACGAATGAAACATAAAATTGGAAAGAAAAAATGCTGCGATGCCAGTTCCGTGAATGAGAATAATGTCTCCTCTGATCTTGGGCCATCTACATCCGAGCTATCCCATACTTTGATCTCTTCTCCAATGCATTctgaaagaaagagaaagaagtcAAAAGTTGGTTCCAATGAGAAACCTTATAGTTTAGATACGAAAACTGCTGGACACAATGGCGATTTGCTGAGGAGTACAGTTGATGATGTGAGGGTCTTGAACAATGGCACTGTATTAGCAAATGACAAGCAACCACAAAAAAGTTCCAGCTCTGCATCAGTAGGAAACCAAGGTAGTGACAATAAACAGTCCACAGATGCTAAAGAGACCAAAGGAGTTACAACACAGAAAGGTCTGGTGAACATGCTTACCAGGGGTTTGGAGTCAAGTGGTGAGTACTTATCTGCAAGTTCATACTGCTTTGTGATTTTATTCCTTTTATTGAAGCTTTAAATAGTCTGAGCTTTGCTGTTATCAGCTCAAGTATAGCTGCTTATCTTATTTGATTGTCGCAGTTGCTCGTTGGGATGACGTAGAAGTTCCTTCCTTGAATGGTGTTGAAGCACAGAATGGAAATTGTGTCAGCATTGGGTACATTGGGGATGAATGGTGAGATTTCCTACCTGTAATGTGGACATACATGCTTGTGTTTAAAGATCATAAAATGTTGCCCTAAAATGCTGCTCCGCCCTCTTCCCCCAAATGTCCCCCCTTATTATTGATGTAGATAATATTATTCGTACTACTTTTGACACCCACCTATATATTATCAGGGATGAGGAATATGATAGAGGGAAGAGGAAGAAGGTTAGGAACTCCAAAATTGAATTTGGTGGACCAAACCCTTTCCAAGAAATTGCAAGCAAAAAGGCAAAGGTAAAGAAAGCGAGTCTTGGGCGATGTAGCTCTGCAAACCAGCCGTTCAGGATATTATAATGAATCTGGACTACATATTTTGACTTTAACCAATCGAGAAACACAACTCGAGTTCCACAGGAGTGTCACTGAGATGGTATCGGTTGCATCCCCAGGCCCCAGCTTGGTCCATATTAGCTTTGGCTACTAAGCGTATTTTTAGCTTACTGTTAGAAGGCTTGAGCAAGTGACGtgtcttctttcttctttatctTGTTCTTCACCAGTGTTTTGCCCCCATTTTTGTTTTGTGAGAGGTCTTGAGAAAGAATATACCAGTGTGTGGACATTGTGGATCATGAGTCATTAACTCATTAATGAATAACATTCTGGCTTGAAAATGTTTACCTGTGTCCTACCTGTTTGGCCATCAATATTTAAATGTTAAAATTTTTGTTAGAGGAATATTTCAACTGAGATTGGTTTTACTCAAATCAGGTGTTTTCAAAGGAAATTTGTGTTCAAACCTATTAAAATTTCATAAAATTTCAACTGTAATTTCAAATgcttccccccccccctccccccaaattcTATTCCTACTTGGTGTCTTGGAGTGCATTGTGTGGCAGTTTTGAAGATATCATGTCAAGATTTCCTGAATTGGCTGTGTATGGTATCCATTTTTGGTGTGACATTGCGACTCTTCAGATTAATTCATTGTTTGAATAGAACTCTCCATTCAGATAAAAGCTTACATCTAATTTTGTTCCTAGTTATGTCTCCACAGTGAAGCTCCTATATCATTTGGGAATATATGAGATGGTCTGTGTCACCCAAGGCTAATTTCACATCGATAAAACACAGAAGAGATATTGGGTATATAAATAAAAGCAAAACTATGTAAACTTGAAATAATGCGGTTCAAATTGGTGTCCCAATTCAAGAGACCATTTTAGCATGTTGGGTTCCAAGAAAGACAGATTTTTTTacttgttaaaagaaattatatgTCATTAGAAAATATAAAGAACctctaatttaaaaaaaatctaatTTATCTCGAAAGGCAAAATATTAActtctaaattatttttatttctatATAATAAGTGACATCAActgcttatttatttgataagttgatagtttattttttccttttaattaaatgaaagaatattattgatcttaactttatcttattacatcaaaattacTGAATTTTAGAGTGTTTTAGGGTATTGTGATCATTTGTGTTTTTCTACCTGACTTGAAATTAGAAGAGATGTCCACTTAATTGCACTTAGAGCTCGTTTGGTATCTCCTCATTAAATCCAATATAACCAAATACTCCTTGTTTGGTTGCTCGAATGAGGAGAAATAAACTCCTCGTTATTTAACACATAACTTATATATCATTTTATTGCAATTTTGTATCATCTTATAAATAATTTTCGTGTAAGTTATACGGAGATTGATGTACTTTTTTTACAGTGGGTTAGAGGGCATAAAGTAGAATAAGAATATATGCATTAGCAATGCAAGGATTAGATTAAAAGACAAAAAACGCTCTTAAAGCAAGTAGCTTATGTATAATGATATTTTCTTCATTATTAATCACCGCTTAATGATTCTTTCATTATTAAtcacaaataaataatttttatattattaatccCTCCTATTTCATTATCAAGATTCTCAAACAAAACATAAAGTGTTTAAACGAGAACAACCAACGATTCATGGATAAATAGAAAAATGTCATCTGATTTGTTTTCTCTTATGTCCTTTAACATTTTTTTAAAGGACTTCATAAAATCTAAAGAAGAAAATCCAAAAATCAAGAATATAAATTTCCAGAATTCCACCTTTTTTTTCCTCCACTAATCTTGGTAAATAAACTAACTTTTTAATGTATAATAATATTCCagcttaaaaaataataatgttTTGGCTTCAATCATTTGTAAAATAGGAGGTCACAAGTCTAAAGCTCTTTCAAATTTGGTATCAAATGTACTTTCCATAACAgtttctctttttttattttttatttatctcAATAGAAAATATCACAAAATACAAAACCCATTATGTCATACAcattgtatgatattttagaaaatCATATGTTACTTTTTAAGTAACTACTAACCACATTTTCATTTCAATCTAAACTATTCATGAAAATGCATTTGAATATATTTGCTAATGTATTTGTTTCTTTCTCTAGCTTTCTAGTTGTTACTAAAAAAAATGCTGCCGCTGACCTCTTTATAAAAGCATTTTGCAAATATTTTCATTTGACCTTTTCTCTccacaaaaaggaaaagaaaaggcaGAAATTACTATCTACGcgccgcccccccccccccccccccaaccaacAAAGGAGTTACTGATTATTTTGAGGTCAAAATACTcaaatatatgtataataattAAGAGTACTCTCGAGTTAAAATCCCTTGTATATTTCTTGTGTAACATAATTTTTCAAACAGAAAAGGACCAAAGATACCCTTTtactataaaaaattatttaaacttAACCTCCTTTTCAATTTTTGGTCATTTCGGACCGGACTGTTATACTATAAAATGAATTTACCCTTATTTTTTTACGAAAATCCACGTGTCATTTCGGACCGGACTGTTATACTATAAAATGAATTTACCcttatttttttatgaaaatcCACGTGTCAGTTCTTTATTAAAAGACCTCACCCCAAGTTTAATTTACCTCCTGCAATTAAAATCCTCCCCTAATTAGACCTAATACCCGACCCACCTCTCTCCaaaatttctttcttctttcttcttcgattGGTAAGTGGTTTCTCCAAGATTTCTATTAAAAGAAAGTCAAAATTTTAGCAGAATCTCCATTAGGAAAGACTCAATTAACTTTCCATAACTACATTAAGGATAAAACTATGAGACATACAACCATGACATTAATTGACCAAATTAATTTTCTAATCTGCTAACATAATTACTAGATTTAATTCATAGAACCACTCACAAAGGTAAACGTACTTAATAACAGTCTAGCCCTAGTCACCTCCAAGGGTCGTGGACCTTGTGGTGGGATGAATAATATCTCTTCACCGAAGTCTCGGGTTCGGGCCatgcaaataattttttttgtatataggAAGCACTTTGCGCTGTAACAAGCGTTATGCAGTGCGAATTCGAATgagtttggatggttgttacatatcgtttcataatatatcgcattgtattgtattatatcgTACTGTATCGTTTGATGATTACATTGTTTAGATAAATTATATCGTTTGTCGTTGTTTCATGATGTCACGtaccaacaatatgaagaataaacttgcaacattACAAAGAAAAAATATGGTACgtagtagaattattatataaaaatataggataaataattatttaataataacaaAAGGGTAAGATAAGAGAAAAAGATAAGGTAACGACGAGACCGCACCAAATTGGTTgttacataaagtgacacttttcgttattacgtaacgacggatttaacgatacgatacaataaaatttaagtaacaatcaaaacaagcattatattaaaagtaataatacgatacaatacaatagatAACAATCATCCAAAGAAGTGGGAAACAAAAACAGTATACATATAGTTCTAGTCAAAAACTTATTTAATGTCATTGTGCAAAAAGTAATTGCAAAATAATATGTGCTGTATATTATTACTCCCACTAAATTAATTGCTTAATAAAATTGTATTGATGGAAATTGCATGGAAAGTGAATAGACAAGCGGCGGCGTGAAGTATAAGTAATGTTGGCAAGATCATGTGACATAATGTGtatgaagaaataaaaaaagTGAATAATTATGGAGAGTAATCGTAATTATTTATGTTGGTGGGGACTTGAAAAGCAAATAATAAAAATCTGTATTTGATTGATTTTTTCTTACTCATCCGTCCCCTCAATCAATGCAAATCATTAAACTCCCcccacttctttttttttttttgtcggtGTTGGCGTGCTCCTATTTGATCAAACTCTCCCCCAAATCCTACCCAACCAATCCCACCTCTTACTTTTCTCCcgtgagaattggagagtgaggGCGGTTTTTCTCTATAGTGAAGACAAAAGAGAATGTACTACACATTCTACAGAACTCACAATTTCGATCACgaaatatatatgtgtgtgtatgtgttaCATTGGGTTCTATAGAACTCACAACTTCGAtcacgaaatatatatatatatatatatgtgtgcgtgCGCGCGCGCGCACGCTATACATTGGGTTCGACGGAACTCACAACTTCGATCACGAAATATATGTGTGTGTTGCATTGGGTTTGACGTAAAGCACAACTTGGATTACGAAATATAAGTTCTTTTGTATTAGAAGGAACTAGTAATACTTTAAGCATAATAGAGGAAAAAATAATGAAATGGTAGTAGGTATTCTTATTTGGATTTTATAATTCTACTTAGGGACCCATCTACTTAATAGTAGGTTACTAATACTCTTCATCGTACTACAAAAATTATTTGTTTAAGAAGGGTCACTCATATTAgcttaaagagaaaaagaaaaataaatcatTTTCAGTGGACTAACTACCAATTATGAAAACAACTAGTCAACATTTACAGGAGAGATTTGTGGAATAATTAGGGTTGTGGGGTCCACTAAACTCAATTAATTAAAGACTAAATATGGAGATTAAAATAGGTCCAAAATTATTGATATGAACTTGAACCTATGATGTTTGCACAACCGAGATTTATAACAAATCACAATCCTAACTTAATGATGTGACAAATATGCCATAAATTTAGCCCTTTTGTCCAAATAGGCCCACAAAGTTAATGGCTTTAATAAGTGGTCCCCTTTAGCCCACTATGTGAAAAAGATTACTGTTGAATTTGAGATAAAAAGAAAGGACACCATTCCCATATTCATAGTATACATGAAAAGGATTTGGAAAAGTGAGGGTCTTTTTCTTTCTCTAAAGGATTGTGGTGTCCGAATAAATTTGCAATTATCTCGATTATTCAATCGTGTATTTGTTACCTTCAATCGAGTTATCGCCCCTATCTAAGCAGCTTTTCCCTCAGCATAGGTTACTGGATAACTCCGACcaccataacaacaacaataacaaattcAATATAATTTATAAAGTGAGGTCTGAGAGAAGTAAAGTATACGCAGATATTACCCTTCATTCGTTGCACCCTGACCCGAGTCCCCACGTTCGCTTTTCTCCGCCCGCAACCCAATAAGTTGGCAAAGCCAATACAAGATTAGGGTCGTCCCCTTCATTCTATGCTGACCCCGGCCCGAGCTGGTAGAGatgttgttttcgatagacccccAATTCAAGGTAAAAGTAAAAAAGAAGCATATTCAACaagtagtaacaacaacaagattAGGTAATATAATAATATTCGAAGTGAAAGAACCGGCATATAGTAAAAGAAATCAATGGATAAGAAGATATAAATAAAGGAGACTAACATTAATGCAACCGGCATGTAAAGGAGACACCCTAGCCTAAACTCCCGACACCGTAACTTAGACAAATAAAAAGAATTCacctataatttttttatttttaccgtgGTTTGA from Nicotiana tomentosiformis chromosome 11, ASM39032v3, whole genome shotgun sequence encodes:
- the LOC104114538 gene encoding ubiquitin carboxyl-terminal hydrolase 23 isoform X1, with protein sequence MGEAIATMNQMEENLGPQLSGLVGSDPGTDTSSLFHRRIEFHLARKPFSGFISNGGFQLETLNPNSEKTGKDNGLVVGGGKKVCDAQMESNGLDPEVSFGIAFRKIMRIGAGLQNLGNTCFLNSVLQCLTYTEPLAAYLESGKHQNSCRMAGFCALCAIQKHVSRALQATGKILAPKDLVSNLRCISRNFRNARQEDAHEYMVNLLESMHKCCLPSGVPSESPSAYDKSLVHKIFGGRLRSQVQCMQCNFCSDKFDPFLDLSLEILKADSLQRALQHFTARELLDGGQRQYQCQQCKQKVKATKRLTIDKAPHVLTIHLKRFGSHVPGQKIDKKIHYGPTLDLKHFVSDTYGGESQYTLYGVLVHAGWSTHSGHYYCFVRTSSGNWYSLDDNQVVQVSERKVLEQKAYMLFYVRDRKSPAPKKSVDVACNDNVTTNGIGNKMYSNHSQRFKDTVQNGIHVKNVNSFSGAKDQRETLCSEVSKETLTKGLAPPKVNGVVTNGSSSLGGAVQQEKSKVQETGERANESSVVDTRGGPCLLKANPTAPVSNGIHRLENKGETRCKDSNPLPNGNVKELTCSAAIPFSSSTVNNESLHKQEECSKGNTNSRVVKDISNGSFGDSAVNNDVGQRKAGAKSSGALSQPTMASSTEKEAIDKACLKAKKKSFKSRVTKMHLSFMILDPALGLHRKKKHKRMKHKIGKKKCCDASSVNENNVSSDLGPSTSELSHTLISSPMHSERKRKKSKVGSNEKPYSLDTKTAGHNGDLLRSTVDDVRVLNNGTVLANDKQPQKSSSSASVGNQGSDNKQSTDAKETKGVTTQKGLVNMLTRGLESSVARWDDVEVPSLNGVEAQNGNCVSIGYIGDEWDEEYDRGKRKKVRNSKIEFGGPNPFQEIASKKAKVKKASLGRCSSANQPFRIL
- the LOC104114538 gene encoding ubiquitin carboxyl-terminal hydrolase 23 isoform X2: MGEAIATMNQMEENLGPQLSGLVGSDPGTDTSSLFHRRIEFHLARKPFSGFISNGGFQLETLNPNSEKTGKDNGLVVGGGKKVCDAQMESNGLDPEVSFGIAFRKIMRIGAGLQNLGNTCFLNSVLQCLTYTEPLAAYLESGKHQNSCRMAGFCALCAIQKHVSRALQATGKILAPKDLVSNLRCISRNFRNARQEDAHEYMVNLLESMHKCCLPSGVPSESPSAYDKSLVHKIFGGRLRSQVQCMQCNFCSDKFDPFLDLSLEILKADSLQRALQHFTARELLDGGQRQYQCQQCKQKVKATKRLTIDKAPHVLTIHLKRFGSHVPGQKIDKKIHYGPTLDLKHFVSDTYGGESQYTLYGVLVHAGWSTHSGHYYCFVRTSSGNWYSLDDNQVVQVSERKVLEQKAYMLFYVRDRKSPAPKKSVDVACNDNVTTNGIGNKMYSNHSQRFKDTVQNGIHVKNVNSFSGAKDQRETLCSEVSKETLTKGLAPPKVNGVVTNGSSSLGGAVQQEKSKVQETGERANESSVVDTRGGPCLLKANPTAPVSNGIHRLENKGETRCKDSNPLPNGNVKELTCSAAIPFSSSTVNNESLHKQEECSKGNTNSRVRKAGAKSSGALSQPTMASSTEKEAIDKACLKAKKKSFKSRVTKMHLSFMILDPALGLHRKKKHKRMKHKIGKKKCCDASSVNENNVSSDLGPSTSELSHTLISSPMHSERKRKKSKVGSNEKPYSLDTKTAGHNGDLLRSTVDDVRVLNNGTVLANDKQPQKSSSSASVGNQGSDNKQSTDAKETKGVTTQKGLVNMLTRGLESSVARWDDVEVPSLNGVEAQNGNCVSIGYIGDEWDEEYDRGKRKKVRNSKIEFGGPNPFQEIASKKAKVKKASLGRCSSANQPFRIL